A single genomic interval of Granulicella tundricola MP5ACTX9 harbors:
- a CDS encoding alpha/beta hydrolase family protein: MFSRLYAKWMFAWETALTTRDTNRIVRPVEWGFDWLPPLTTPMPGASDEAQMTALSAQIAAQSDEFFAYATPSDFRLEERHPQLFPTNVRPETLAQDADLKRKASSGKLKAASFLRFTSAASTPYPENDQVNARWYPASPEQEEKFRRLGKPRQAMIVMPQWNADAFSHNALCEIFNRFGISCLRLSKPYHDIRRPAELERSDYAVSANIGRTMAACRQAVVDIRSCIDWLSQQGYEQFGVLGTSLGSCYAFIAAAHDARLNVCAFNHASTWFGDVVWTGQSTRHVREALEQAGLTQITTREVFRAVSPMAYMDRFAANPKRVLVVHAKYDLTFLEEFSLDVLKNFNEYGIDYVSRVLPCGHYTTGETPYKYIDAWYLGSFIHDAFKKLAFENLKPVS, from the coding sequence CTCACCACCCCCATGCCCGGAGCTTCGGACGAAGCGCAGATGACCGCCCTCAGCGCGCAGATCGCCGCGCAGTCAGATGAGTTCTTCGCCTACGCTACACCCTCGGACTTCCGGCTTGAAGAGCGCCATCCGCAGCTCTTTCCCACTAATGTCCGCCCGGAGACCCTTGCGCAGGACGCCGATCTCAAGCGCAAGGCCTCATCCGGTAAGCTGAAAGCCGCGTCGTTCCTGCGTTTTACCTCAGCCGCCTCTACGCCATACCCGGAGAACGATCAGGTCAACGCACGCTGGTACCCCGCCAGCCCGGAGCAGGAAGAGAAGTTCCGCCGTCTCGGCAAGCCACGCCAGGCCATGATCGTCATGCCCCAGTGGAACGCCGACGCCTTCTCCCACAATGCACTCTGCGAGATCTTCAATCGCTTCGGAATAAGTTGCCTGCGCCTCTCCAAGCCGTATCACGACATCCGCCGCCCCGCTGAGTTGGAGCGCTCGGACTATGCCGTCTCCGCCAACATCGGCCGCACCATGGCCGCTTGCCGCCAGGCTGTCGTGGACATCCGTTCCTGCATCGACTGGCTCTCGCAGCAGGGCTACGAGCAGTTCGGCGTCCTCGGCACGAGCCTGGGCTCCTGCTACGCCTTCATCGCCGCCGCCCACGACGCACGTCTCAACGTCTGCGCCTTCAATCACGCGTCAACCTGGTTTGGAGACGTTGTCTGGACCGGCCAGAGCACACGGCATGTTCGCGAAGCGCTTGAGCAGGCTGGCCTCACGCAAATCACCACACGAGAGGTCTTCCGCGCCGTCAGTCCCATGGCCTACATGGACCGCTTTGCCGCGAATCCCAAGCGGGTCCTCGTCGTCCACGCCAAATACGACCTGACGTTCCTGGAAGAATTTTCTCTGGACGTACTGAAAAACTTCAATGAATACGGTATCGATTACGTCTCCCGCGTGTTGCCTTGCGGCCACTACACCACGGGCGAGACGCCCTACAAGTACATCGATGCCTGGTATCTCGGCAGCTTCATTCACGACGCCTTCAAGAAGCTGGCCTTTGAAAATCTCAAGCCAGTCTCATAG